GGATACAGGAAAGACGGTTCTTCGATCTCGGCGTGATCTGCCGGACAAACGCCCAGGCGCCCGCGTCGGTGGTCGAAACCATGACGCGGCCGGACGAATTGGGTCTGGCCTTCCTGCGCGATGCTGCCGAAAAGCTTCAGCTGAGTGCCCGCGGATACCACCGTGTGCTGAAACTGGCCCGGACCCTGGCCGATCTGGACGGCAAGGATACGGTCTCCCGCATCCACCTTGCAGAGGCATTGAGCTATCGCGGACGTGACCTGTCGCGGCAGGCGGCCTAGGGTCAGGACCCATTTATTTAGATGAATTGGTAGGGATGAATTTGTTCGGATGCAAGGCGCAAAGCTGCAGGAAACCCTCCGGTTTCCAAAGATTTGCAACGACGTTGCCGGGCAAATTCACCCTATCCCTGCGGGACGCAAAAACGGCTTCGATCTGCACCGTCAACCCGCTCAACCGGGCAGGAAGCCCGCTTGTCGCGCTTTTCCTAGCAGCTCATCGCCGTTTGCTGCGCCAATTCAACCAAATTAATGAGTCCTGATCCTAGGGTAAGTTCCGTTATTCCGGCACCGCAGGCGAGAATCCGATTGCAGAGGAGGCCGAATGGCCCCATGTCTCAGCGTGTTACAACTGAGGGAGACAGCACATGCTGGTCACGACGACGAATACCATTCAGGGCAAGGACCTCGACTACCGGGGACTGGTGACGGGCGAGGCCATTCTTGGCGCTAATCTTTTCAAGGACCTGTTTGCCGGTATTCGCGACATCGTCGGGGGCCGGTCGGGTGCCTACGAGGAAGAACTCGCAAAGGCCCGTAAGATCGCCGTCGATGAAATGTGCCAGCAGGCCCAGGCGATGGGTGCGAACGCGGTCATCGGCGTCGACCTCGACTACGAGACGGTCGGTCAGAACGGGTCGATGCTGATGGTCAGTGCGACCGGCACGGCTGTGTGGATCCGCTAGTCAGCGGTATGTCTTTCGAATTCAAGGTTCAGCCCGGTTTCCCGGATGACCAGCGGCCGGTGGCGGCCGCGCTTTTCTGGTCCGCCTTCCGTGGAAAGCTGGAGAAGGTCATGAAACCGGAGGCGCGGGCGTTGACCTTTTTCGAGGATGCGCTGGACCCCGCCTTTTCCTTTGGCGCGGTCTCGCGAGATGGCACCCTTCTCGGCCTCGCCGGCTACAAGACCAGTGACGGGGCATTCGTCAACGGTACGCTCGCCCGGATGACAGACGTTTACGGCCGCTTCGGCGGTCTCTGGCGCGGGATGGTGTTGGATCTGCTCGAACGCAGGACGCAACCCGGCGCTCTCTTGATGGACGGAATTTTCGTCAACGAAGCGGCCCGGGGCAAAGGGGTGGGTACCGCACTTTTGCAGGCGATATTCAACAAAGCCGCCGAAGACGGTCTGAACCGTGTCCGCCTCGATGTCATCGACCGGAATGACCGCGCCCGCTCGCTCTATGAACGCATGGGTTTCAACCCCGTTTCCGTGGCGCATACGGGTCTTTTCAGGCATGTCTTCGGGTTTTCCTCCGCGACGCGCATGGAAAAGCCGATCCCGTAGATCCGCGCCGAAAGGGCAGGGGCCGCGGCCGCAAACATTCGACCGGCACTTCCGCACATGTTGTGCGTCCGCCCTTTATCGCGCTATCGTGCCGCGCAATGCCAAGGGAGGATGGCATGCGTGACGTCGAACATGTCAGCGAAATCGACCGGGTCCTGAAGGGACAGGAGACCGGCAGGGACGAGCTTGTCTCCGAAAGCTGGCGGCGCTGTGTTCAGACCTACGGCATGGACCCGACGCGGCCGGAAGGGCCGCATGTCGTCACCGAACAGCAGCTGAAGGAGCATCAGGAACAGTCCGAACGCCTGATCGCAACGGCGCGATCCGGTCTGCAGACCCTGTTCAAACAGGTCGCCGGGCACAACTATGTTCTGCTTTTGGCGGACGCGAAAGGCATCAGCGTCGACTTCTTCGGCGATCTCCGGTTCGAGGAGGAGCTGCGCCGCGCAGGGCTTTATCTCGGCTCCGACTGGTCCGAAGATCTCGCGGGTACCTGCGGTGTCGGATCCTGCATCGTGACCGGTGAAGCGGTCACCATTCACCAGGGCGATCATTTCGGCCTGTCGCACACGCCCCTGTCCTGCACCGCCGCGCCGATATTCGACACCAGCGGCAAGCTTGCCGCCGTGCTGGATATCTCGCTGTTGCGCTCACCCAGCCCGAAATCGAGCCAGAACCTGGCAATGAACCTCGTGAAAGCATCCGCCCGCCGCGTGGAAATGGCCAACCTCATGGCGATGACGCGCCGAGAGTGGGTGTTGCGGTTCTCGACATCATCGGAATTTCTGGAGGTTGATCCCGAAGCCGCTGTCGCGCTTGATGAAAGCGGTCACATCACCGGCATGACCCGTGGCGCCCGTGAGTTTCTTTCGCCTGGCGGAGCCCCGGATCTCATCGGCACCCGGATCGACATGCACATGGATCTGGAAATCGACGACCTGCCGGAATTCATGCGCGGCCGCCCGACGGAGGAAAGGGTGCTCAGACTGCGCGATGGCCGCGGCCTTTACGGCCACGCAATCGCGCCGCAGACATCCCGCGTTTCGCGGCCGCACGCGATCGGGGCCCTGTCCGGTCCCCTGCGCAGTTTCTGCGGGCCCGATCCGGCCTTGGTCCAACTGGCCGGGAAGGTGGAAAAGCTGGCTGCTACCCAGGTTCCGATCCTGCTTTCGGGTGAAACCGGGACGGGCAAGGAAACCCTGGCCAGGGCCGTTCATGTTCTCGGGCCGGCAAACCGCTCCTTTCACACGCTCTGCTGCTCTGACCTGCGCAAGGAAAAGGTGGATGCGATCGCGGACGGCGCGGCGGGGACGCTGTTTCTGCGCGGCATCGAACGTCTGGACGAAGACGGCCAGTCCGTCATACTGGCGCTTCTGGAAGCGCGCAGCGACCTGCGTGTCGTTGCCACCGCGCGCCAGGACGAGGTCAACGCTGACAGTCACAAGGCGATCCGGCCCGAACTCTACTTCCGCCTCGCCGGTGCAGTGATTTCCGTTCCGCCGGTCAGGCACCGCAAGGATTTCGACTGGCTCACGGATCGTCTTCTGCGGCGCTCACCAAAGGATTTCCGGCTCTCGCCTGCCGCCCGCGCAGAACTCAACAGCCGCCACTGGCCGGGGAACATCCGGGAACTCTCGACAACGCTCGAGGTGGCGATGGCGCTGACAGACGGCTCCGTGATCGATCTGCCGGACCTGCCGCCGCCTGCCATGTCGGAGCGGACGGCAGCCGATCCGATCGACGACCTCGAGGCCCTTCTCGAAGCTTGCGACGGCAACATGTCGCTGGTCGCTCGGCGTCTGGGCGTCAACCGCTCCACGGTGCTGCGCCGGATGCGCAAGGCCGGGCTCGCCCGCCCGAACTGAGGGCCCCTTCTTGGGCGGGCCTTGCCGGTCTTTCCGTGTTGCGTCTTGTTGCGCGCGCAACATCAAAACGGTTTTGTGACACGTCCTCGGCCAAACTGCCTAGTCCGCCATGGCGCAAGCCCTCCCGGCTCTGCAATTCTTCCCCCATGAATGAACGGGAGGAACGAAATGCTAGACACACCATTGGTTCACCGGACCGAAACCTTTCTCAAAACCTTCGGCGATGCGCTGGCGGCCGGCGATGTCGAGGCCGCGGTTAATCTTTTCCAGGATGACTGCTACTGGCGCGATCTCGTGGCCTTCACCTGGAACTTGAAGACCGTCGAGGGCAAGAACCAGGTGCGCGACATGCTCACCAGCCAGCTCGGTGCGGTCGGCCCAAGCAACTGGACGCTCGCGGAAGGCGAAGTTCCGACCGAGGAAGGCGGCGTGATTACGGCATGGATCCAGTTCGAGACGAAACTGGCGCGTTGTTTCGGTCTCATCCGGCTGAAGGACGACAAGATCTGGACATTGCTGACGACCATGGTGGAGCTCAAGGGCCACGAGGAACCGAGGGGGTTCCAGCGGCCGCTCGGCGCAAAACACGGCGCCGGCAAGCATCGCACCACCTGGAAGGAGGAACGCGAGAGGGAAGACGCGGAGCTGGGTTACAGCAAGCAGCCCTATTGCGTGATCATCGGCGGGGGTCAGGGAGGCATCGCGCTCGGCGCGCGTCTGCGTCAGCTCGGGGTTCCCACCATCATCGTGGAAAAGAATGACCGCCCCGGCGACAGCTGGCGCAATCGCTACAAGTCCCTGTGTCTCCACGATCCGGTCTGGTACGACCATCTGCCCTACATAAAGTTTCCGGAGAACTGGCCGATCTTCAGCCCGAAGGACAAGATCGGCGACTGGCTTGAAATGTACACCAAGGTCATGGAACTGAATTACTGGACCCGCTCCGTTGCCAAGTCTGCCAGCTATGACGAGGCAACCGGCGAGTGGACGATTGTCGTCGACCGGGACGGCGAGGAAGTCGTCCTGCGTCCCAAACAGCTGGTGATGGCGACCGGCATGTCCGGCAAGGCGAATGTGCCTGCGTTTCCGGGCATGGCGAAGTTCCGGGGCGACCAGCACCATTCCTCGAAGCATCCGGGCCCGGATGCCTACCGAGGCAAGAAGGCGATTGTCGTCGGGTCCAACAATTCCGCCCACGACATTTGTGCCGCGCTCTGGGAGAACGACGTCGATGTCACCATGGTCCAGCGGTCCTCGACCCATATCGTGCGCTCCGACACGCTGATGGATGTCGGGCTCGGCGCGCTTTATTCCGAAGAGGCCGTAAACGCCGGCATGACCACGGAAAAGGCCGATCTCATCTTTGCCTCGCTGCCCTACCGCATTCTCCATCAGTTCCAGATCCCCGCCTATGCGGAAATGAAAAAGCGCGATGCGGACTTCTATGACGGGCTCGAAAAGGCCGGCTTCTGGCTTGACTGGGGCGACGACGACAGTGGCCTGTTCATGAAATATCTGCGCCGTGGCTCCGGATATTACATCGATATCGGCGCAAGCCAGCTGATCATCGACGGTGACATCAAGCTGAAGCGCGGTCAGGTGACCGAGGTTGTCGAGGACGGCGTTGTTCTTGACGACGGCAGCAAGCTGGAAGCGGATGTCATCGTCTATGCGACCGGCTACGGCTCGATGAACGGCTGGGTGGCCGACCTGATGGGCCAGGAGATGGCCGACCGGGTCGGCAAGGTCTGGGGCCTGGGCTCAGACACGACCAAGGATCCGGGCCCCTGGGAAGGCGAACAGCGCAACATGTGGAAACCGACCCAGCAACAGGCGCTGTGGTTCCACGGCGGCAACCTGCACCAGTCGCGGCACTATTCGCAGTTCCTGTCGCTTCAGCTGAAAGCGCGCATGGAAGGCCTTGACACACCGGTCTACGGTCTTCAGCAGGTCCATCATCTTTCGTGATGTGATGTTCGTGTATGCCGGTAAAGTTCGGCGCGTATACTTGAAAACGAGGGGAACGCCCCTCGTTTTCTGGCTGTGTGGGCAGGTGTTTTGGGGCCTCAAAGCCCCTCGAACAGCGCTGTCGACAGGTACCGTTCCGCGAAAGACGGGATGATCACGACAATGGTCTTGCCGTCCATGCCCGCGCCCTGGCCGATCCTGATCGCGGCGGTCAGTGCCGCGCCGGAGGAAATGCCGACGGGAATCCCCTCGGTTCTTGCGACTTCGCGCGCCATGGCAAAAGCGTCTTCGTTGGAAACGGTCTGGACGTCGTCATAGGCGCCGGTGTCGAGCACGCCGGGAACGAACCCGGCGCCGATCCCCTGGATCTTGTGCGGGCCGGGTTCCCCGCCTGAGAGGATCGGGCTGTCGGCGGGTTCGACCGCGACGACGCGCAACTCCGGTTTCCGCGCCTTCAGAACCTCTGAAACGCCCGTGATCGTGCCGCCGGTACCGATGCCTGAAACGAACACATCGATCTTGCCGTCCGTGTCGTTCCAGATCTCTTCCGCGGTGGTGTTGCGGTGAATGTCGGGATTGGCCGGATTGTTGAATTGTTGCGGCATGACTGCACCGTCGATCTCGCCGAGCAGTTCCTGCGCGCGGGCAATGGCGCCTTTCATCCCGAACGCGCCGTCGGTAAGTTCCAGTTCGGCACCCAGTATGAGGAGCATTTTCCGCCGTTCCACCGACATGGTTTCGGGCATGACGAGAATCAGCCGGTAGCCCTTGGCGGCGGCCACGAAGGCGAGCGCGATGCCGGTATTGCCGGAGGTCGGCTCAATCAGCGTCGACCGGTCCGGTGCGATGTGCCCGTCCCGTTCCATCGCCTCGATCATGGCGACACCGATCCGGTCCTTGACGCTGGCAATCGGGTTGAAGAATTCCAGCTTGGCAAGAAGGGTGCCCTTCACACCATGCGCATGTGCCAGCCGGTCGAGCCGCACGATCGGCGTATCCCCGATCGTATCGGTGATCGAGGCATAGATCCTTCCGCGCCCGTGCGTTTTTCTGGTCATGACGGCCCTCCCTTGCCGGACTTGTCGCTGTCCTTACCTCCGTCCTATTCTCTTTTCTGCAATCGGTCATCCCAAAATATTGGCGCGGCCCGTCGCATTGAGCCGGGCACTTCAGGCCTCGCCAAAGAGCAGACCAGGGAGCTGATCCATGCGCTCGAAAAGAACGGCACCGGCGGCCTTGAGGTCATCGCGGTCGCAGACCGGATCATCGACATAGGCGAACACCCGCATGCCGGCGGCCCGTGCTGCCTTGACGCCGGGCAGGCTGTCCTCGATCACGACGCAGTCTGCCGGGCGATGGCCCATGGACTTTGCCGCGAGCAGGAACACATCCGGCGCGGGCTTGCCCCTTTCGCAATCCTGCGAGGAATAGAGCCTGTCTTTCAGCCGCGGCAGCAGACCGGAGCTGCCGAGCGTTGAATGCATCTTCTCGTATTTTCCTGATGAGCCGACACAATAGGGAATGCCGCGCTCATCAAGCAGGTCCATCACACCGGCAACGCCCGGTATTTGGGCGACACCGACCTTGAAGCTTTCGATATCGCGGGCGCGGAGCTGCTCGAGCCAGTCGGAAGGCAGCTTACTGCCGAGCTCCCGTTCAACGATCTCCTGCACGGCTTCGAGCGTCCGGCCCATGAACCGTTTCTGGCAGTCTTCACCGGTGATCGGAAAACCGCAGTCGGTCAGAAGCGCCGCCAGTGTCCTGTTTGTCAGCCGCTCGGTGTCCACCAGGACGCCGTCACAATCAAAGATCACGAGTTTCGGCGTCATCTTACGGACCTCCGTCACGCGCGTCCGGTCGACCCGAAGCCGCCAGCACCGCGCCCGGTTTCGGAAAGCGTCTCGACCTCGGTAATGACGGCCTGAAGCACCGGCGCGACCACCATCTGCGCGATCCGTTCGCCGCGGACGATCTCGAAAGGCGTATCGCCGAGGTTGATCAGGATGACCTTCACCTCGCCCCGGTAATCCGCATCGATCGTTCCGGGCGTGTTCAAAACGGTAATGCCATGCTTGGCCGCAAGGCCTGAGCGCGGCCGGACCTGCGCTTCAAAGCCTGCCGGCAGGGCCATGGCAAGCCCGGTCGGAACCAGAGCGCGTTCGCCCGGCGCCAGATGAAGCGGCGTGTCGACCGCAGCGACCAGGTCGAGGCCGGCCGCAAGATCGGACTGGTAGGCGGGCAAAGGCAGGCCTTTGGCATGGTCGAGCTGTTTCAGTTCCAGTGTCACTTGCATCTTCGGGATCCTTGTTCGCGCTGCCTGGGAGGGACAATATTCGATGTGACCTGTCAAGATTAGCAATGGCCGGATTTACGACTCAATATTTTTGGCTAACGCCTTGAAGTTTAGACGATGTCCTGAAACACTTTGCCCCACCGTAATGTTGCCAAGGTTGGGAGATTTGCAACATGAGACGTATGATTTTCGCATTTGCCACAGGTGTCTTGCTTGTGTCCACCCCTGCGGCGTTTGCCCAGACAGTCGGCTTCGCTGAAGCCATCAAGATCCTGTCTGCGAGCTGCGGCGCGGACATCAACAAATATTGCAAATCCGCAACGCTTGCCAACAACGGCATCGGCCAGTGCCTGGACCAGAACCAGGCCAAGGTGTCCCAGAAGTGCAATGCGGACCGCGCTGTTGTTGCCACCCTCATCCAGGAACGCCTTGCTGCACAGGCGGCGGCTCCGAAGATCTGCCAGCGCGATGCAGCGCAACGCTGCAAGGGCGTCAAGCCGGGGGCCGGCCACATTCTGCGGTGCCTCCTGAAGGCGCAGCGTTCCGTGAGCAATAAATGCAACACCGCCATCGATTTGGCTGGCTACCGTTAAGCGCACCCGGGAGATAATTCATGAAAAAGTTCCTTTTCGCCGGTCTCTCGGCCGCCTTTCTTGCCGTTTGCGTCTCCGGCGCCAGCGCCCAGACCCAGCTCAACCGCAACGAAATCATCAATTCGCTGCAGGGTGCCCAGCAGAAAGTCGATGTCAGCGCCGACGAGTTGCAGAAGGCCGCGTTCGAGAACATCCAGAAATATCCGGGCGCAAACTCACCCGGCAATCTGCCGCTCTGGGACAAGCTTGCCTCATTGCGCCAGTTCAACGTTGAAATCACGTTCGACATCAATTCCGCGCGCATTCGGCCGGAGTCCTACGAAACCATCGGGCTGATCGCCGATGCACTGCACACGCCTTACCTGCAGGGCCAGACATTCTTCGTCGTCGGTCACACCAGCGCCGACGGGCCGCGTGATTTCAATCTCGAGCTGTCGATCAAGCGGGCCAAATCGGTACGTGACGCGCTCGTGACGACGTTCCGTGTTCCGGGCGAATATCTGGAAGCCGTCGGGCTTGGAGAAGAGCAGCTGCGCGATCCATCCAAGCCGGATGCGGGCATCAACCGCCGGGTCCAGCTGATCAATGTCGGCTATCGCTGAGCTCGAAATACCTGAAAAGGCCGTTCCCGCCCCGGCGGGAACGGTTTTTTGATTGTTCCCGAATCTGGAACAGCCCTTCTCCGAAAACTGACCTTCTGTCCGGGCTGAACCCGCTTATGTTCAGCAGAGCCAGAGTTTCAGTTGTCCAATGGAGAACCCCTATGTCCGAAACGCAACGCGCCATTCCACCGGTCTTCTTTGCGCATGGAGCGCCGACGCTTGCGGTTGAGGACACGGCGGCAAACCGGTTTCTGAAGTCCTTTGCGCAAGACGGCATCGAGCCCAGGTCGATCCTCATTCTGTCCGCGCACTGGGAAACCGACGGGCTGAAGCTCTCCGCACCGGGCCCGCTGCGCACCTACCACGATTTCCGCGGCTTTCCGAAAGAGCTGTACGAGATTTCCTATCCTGCCGTTGCCGAGGAAGACCGTGTCGACGAAACGGCAAGGCTTCTGGAAGATGCCGGCTATGACGTCGAACTGGACAGCGAATGGGGGCTGGATCACGGTGCCTGGGTGCCGCTGTCGCTTGCCTTTCCGGCCGCCAGAATTCCCGTCACGGCGCTCTCGCTTCCCAATGGCAGCACACCTGAGAGCATCTACAGGCTCGGCAGGGCGGTGGCGCCGCTTCGCGAAAAGGGTGTCCTGATTGCCGGCTCCGGCAGCACGACGCACAATCTTCGCGATATCCGGTCACAGGGCTCAATTGCGCCGGATTGGGCCGAAAATTTCGACCACTGGCTGGATGAGGGCCTGAAGGCCGGCTCGATCGACTATTTCAAGGATCTGGATGCCGCACCCGAATTCCGGCGCAACCATCCGACCGAAGAACATCTTCTGCCGCTGTTTTTCCCCTTCGGCGCTGCCGGTGAAGAGGCAAGTGTCGAACGTCTGCACCGGAGCTACGAATACGGCTCCATCAGCATGAGCTATTTCCGCTTCGCCGCTTG
This region of uncultured Roseibium sp. genomic DNA includes:
- a CDS encoding sigma-54-dependent Fis family transcriptional regulator yields the protein MRDVEHVSEIDRVLKGQETGRDELVSESWRRCVQTYGMDPTRPEGPHVVTEQQLKEHQEQSERLIATARSGLQTLFKQVAGHNYVLLLADAKGISVDFFGDLRFEEELRRAGLYLGSDWSEDLAGTCGVGSCIVTGEAVTIHQGDHFGLSHTPLSCTAAPIFDTSGKLAAVLDISLLRSPSPKSSQNLAMNLVKASARRVEMANLMAMTRREWVLRFSTSSEFLEVDPEAAVALDESGHITGMTRGAREFLSPGGAPDLIGTRIDMHMDLEIDDLPEFMRGRPTEERVLRLRDGRGLYGHAIAPQTSRVSRPHAIGALSGPLRSFCGPDPALVQLAGKVEKLAATQVPILLSGETGTGKETLARAVHVLGPANRSFHTLCCSDLRKEKVDAIADGAAGTLFLRGIERLDEDGQSVILALLEARSDLRVVATARQDEVNADSHKAIRPELYFRLAGAVISVPPVRHRKDFDWLTDRLLRRSPKDFRLSPAARAELNSRHWPGNIRELSTTLEVAMALTDGSVIDLPDLPPPAMSERTAADPIDDLEALLEACDGNMSLVARRLGVNRSTVLRRMRKAGLARPN
- the dut gene encoding dUTP diphosphatase; the encoded protein is MQVTLELKQLDHAKGLPLPAYQSDLAAGLDLVAAVDTPLHLAPGERALVPTGLAMALPAGFEAQVRPRSGLAAKHGITVLNTPGTIDADYRGEVKVILINLGDTPFEIVRGERIAQMVVAPVLQAVITEVETLSETGRGAGGFGSTGRA
- a CDS encoding heavy metal-binding domain-containing protein, with the translated sequence MLVTTTNTIQGKDLDYRGLVTGEAILGANLFKDLFAGIRDIVGGRSGAYEEELAKARKIAVDEMCQQAQAMGANAVIGVDLDYETVGQNGSMLMVSATGTAVWIR
- a CDS encoding NAD(P)/FAD-dependent oxidoreductase; the encoded protein is MLDTPLVHRTETFLKTFGDALAAGDVEAAVNLFQDDCYWRDLVAFTWNLKTVEGKNQVRDMLTSQLGAVGPSNWTLAEGEVPTEEGGVITAWIQFETKLARCFGLIRLKDDKIWTLLTTMVELKGHEEPRGFQRPLGAKHGAGKHRTTWKEEREREDAELGYSKQPYCVIIGGGQGGIALGARLRQLGVPTIIVEKNDRPGDSWRNRYKSLCLHDPVWYDHLPYIKFPENWPIFSPKDKIGDWLEMYTKVMELNYWTRSVAKSASYDEATGEWTIVVDRDGEEVVLRPKQLVMATGMSGKANVPAFPGMAKFRGDQHHSSKHPGPDAYRGKKAIVVGSNNSAHDICAALWENDVDVTMVQRSSTHIVRSDTLMDVGLGALYSEEAVNAGMTTEKADLIFASLPYRILHQFQIPAYAEMKKRDADFYDGLEKAGFWLDWGDDDSGLFMKYLRRGSGYYIDIGASQLIIDGDIKLKRGQVTEVVEDGVVLDDGSKLEADVIVYATGYGSMNGWVADLMGQEMADRVGKVWGLGSDTTKDPGPWEGEQRNMWKPTQQQALWFHGGNLHQSRHYSQFLSLQLKARMEGLDTPVYGLQQVHHLS
- a CDS encoding HAD family phosphatase, which gives rise to MTPKLVIFDCDGVLVDTERLTNRTLAALLTDCGFPITGEDCQKRFMGRTLEAVQEIVERELGSKLPSDWLEQLRARDIESFKVGVAQIPGVAGVMDLLDERGIPYCVGSSGKYEKMHSTLGSSGLLPRLKDRLYSSQDCERGKPAPDVFLLAAKSMGHRPADCVVIEDSLPGVKAARAAGMRVFAYVDDPVCDRDDLKAAGAVLFERMDQLPGLLFGEA
- a CDS encoding class III extradiol ring-cleavage dioxygenase; protein product: MSETQRAIPPVFFAHGAPTLAVEDTAANRFLKSFAQDGIEPRSILILSAHWETDGLKLSAPGPLRTYHDFRGFPKELYEISYPAVAEEDRVDETARLLEDAGYDVELDSEWGLDHGAWVPLSLAFPAARIPVTALSLPNGSTPESIYRLGRAVAPLREKGVLIAGSGSTTHNLRDIRSQGSIAPDWAENFDHWLDEGLKAGSIDYFKDLDAAPEFRRNHPTEEHLLPLFFPFGAAGEEASVERLHRSYEYGSISMSYFRFAA
- the cysK gene encoding cysteine synthase A, which produces MTRKTHGRGRIYASITDTIGDTPIVRLDRLAHAHGVKGTLLAKLEFFNPIASVKDRIGVAMIEAMERDGHIAPDRSTLIEPTSGNTGIALAFVAAAKGYRLILVMPETMSVERRKMLLILGAELELTDGAFGMKGAIARAQELLGEIDGAVMPQQFNNPANPDIHRNTTAEEIWNDTDGKIDVFVSGIGTGGTITGVSEVLKARKPELRVVAVEPADSPILSGGEPGPHKIQGIGAGFVPGVLDTGAYDDVQTVSNEDAFAMAREVARTEGIPVGISSGAALTAAIRIGQGAGMDGKTIVVIIPSFAERYLSTALFEGL
- a CDS encoding GNAT family N-acetyltransferase, which produces MSFEFKVQPGFPDDQRPVAAALFWSAFRGKLEKVMKPEARALTFFEDALDPAFSFGAVSRDGTLLGLAGYKTSDGAFVNGTLARMTDVYGRFGGLWRGMVLDLLERRTQPGALLMDGIFVNEAARGKGVGTALLQAIFNKAAEDGLNRVRLDVIDRNDRARSLYERMGFNPVSVAHTGLFRHVFGFSSATRMEKPIP
- a CDS encoding OmpA family protein codes for the protein MKKFLFAGLSAAFLAVCVSGASAQTQLNRNEIINSLQGAQQKVDVSADELQKAAFENIQKYPGANSPGNLPLWDKLASLRQFNVEITFDINSARIRPESYETIGLIADALHTPYLQGQTFFVVGHTSADGPRDFNLELSIKRAKSVRDALVTTFRVPGEYLEAVGLGEEQLRDPSKPDAGINRRVQLINVGYR